The stretch of DNA CTGCATTCGCCATGCCACGCCGATTCTGGCCAACGACCTGGCTGAGATTCTCGAACAGGCATTCGAAAAACGGTTGGACGGTTTGTTCCATATTCCCGGTGCCGAACGGACAAACCCGTTTGCCTTTGCCCGGCGATTGGCCGATCAATTCGGACACACCGACGTACACATTGCTGCTGACGACTGGCGAACTCAAGGCGGACGCATGTTTGGCCAAGGTGAAACCTCGCTGCGGAGCACGAGTATCCGCGAAGCATTGGGCGTCGCCCCGCCGATGTTGATCGAAGGCATCCGCCGCTTGCACGCACAATGGGAAAACGGATATTGCGAACGATTTGGCGCCGCGCAAACACTGGTGCACGAAAAAGTCGCCTGATCCCACACCTAATACTGCACACTCAGCCCCCGGTTACGCCGGGGGCTTTTTTTTGGCCTCGCCTGCAAAGGGATGTCGCAACGTGGTTAGCTGAGTTATACTCGGCGAACAGTCGCCGCTGCGTTGCGGCGGACAATGATTAGACATTTCCGATCGAGAGCGAGGGCGGCTCAGTGAAGCGTTCACATGCCCGTCAACCAGCGCGATACGGGCTGGTGTTGAGTTTGCTGATGGCGGTGGCCGCACCTGCCGGCGCGGAGGAACCAGCGACGCCCCTCACGCCCCCTGCTCCAGCCTCGCCACGCGACGTGCTTTCGGCGGCCCAATGGCGCAATGTAGATCGCTCGATCCATCGCGGACTGGATTACTTGGCGGCCCAACAACGCGAAGATGGTTCTTTCGAGGCGCCCCCCACAGGTCAGCCGGGCGTCACGGCGCTGTGCGTGTTGGCGTTTCTGTCCCGCGGACATTTACCCGGCGAGGGCCCGCATGGCGAGCGGATCAATCGCGCGATCGATTTTGTGCTCACCTGCCAGCGCGAGGATGGTATGTTTTCGTTCATCGAACCGGAACCGCATCATGTTCACGATGGCGCTTCGCATGCGGGGAACTACAATCATGCCATTGCCGGTTTGATGTTGGGCGAAGTCTACGGCATGACCAATCCGCAACTGCGCGAACGCACCAAAACGGCCATCCCTGCAGGTTTACAATTTCTCCGCCGCATGCAGAAGAAGGCCAAAGCCAGTCCACTCGATCATGGTGGCTGGCGGTACATTCGTCCCCGGCAAGGCATTGATGCGGATCTTTCGGCCACCTCCTGGCAATTGATGTCTATGCGCTCGGCACGGAACGCTGAATTCCACGTCCCCAAAGAGTGGATCGAAGAGGCGATGGCTTACATCCGTCGCTGCTTTAATAATAATCGCCAGACATTCTCATATACGCCGCATCGCTCCTTCAATCTGATCACCCCAGGAATCGTCGGCGGAGGAATTGTTTCGCTCTCATTGGGAGGAGAGCACAACACCGAAATCGCCCAACTAGCGGGCAAAAGCGTGCTCCGCTATTCCTTTGCGCGGTACAACACCGCCTCGTTTCCCTACCACTACGGAGCCTATTACTGCAGCCAGGCGATGTATCAACTGGGCGGCGATTATTGGACGAAGTTTTATCCGCAGCTCTCAAAACATCTGCTCGCAAATCAACGAGCCGACGGATCGTGGGAACGCGAAAACTTCAACAACGGCGACTATTTCGGCCGCAGTTATACAACGTCGCTCTCGGTGCTGGCGCTGACGCCGGCTTACCAGTTATTGCCGATTTATCAGCGGTAAAGCTGTTGTGCTTCGATATAGCACTCAACCGCGCGGGGGGTCATGTAACGGATGCTCTCTCCCGATGCGGCACGTTTACGAATGTCGGAGGAGGCTAACTCCAGGCCGGGAATCGTCACCAGATGCGTCCGCGTCGCAACCTCCGGGCCCATGAGCGATATCAACTCATCGAGTTGCGGCATCGGTTCGCCACCGCGATTCACGACAGCCAACTGAGCTGCTGCCAGAATCCGCTGCGGATGACGCCAAATCGGAAAATCGCGCAACGAATCGGCCCCGATGATCAGGAATAATTCACGTTGCGAATCCTCTTCGCGAAGTTCTTCCAGCGTCTCGTAGGTATAGCTCGGCCCGCTGCGTGCCAATTCGCGTTCGTCGATCGTGAACGATTCCTGCCCAGCGATCGCCAATCGCAACATCTCCACCCGGTCTTTGCCGGATGAGATTTTCACATCCGTTTTGTGTGGCGGAATCCCCGCCGGCATAAATCGAACTTCGTCCAATTGGCATTGTTCACGACATTGCTCAGCCAAGAGCAGATGCCCGTAGTGTACCGGATCAAACGTCCCACCAAATATCCCCAGCCGCATCGTCAAGGTTTCCTTACTTCTTCCGCTTTGCGTTTCAGATGTTAGAATCTTAGCGGACCACCGCGCCGCGCTAAACCGTAAAACAGCAACGATGCATGGCGGGCCGGGAATTAAATGCCAAATGACCACGCAGAGGGGAAGAGACCGTAGGCTGTAGACCTTAGGCTTTAGGAAAAAGAGGTAATCGTCGCCCCTACTGCCTACTGCCTACTGCCTACTGCCTACTGCCTACTGCCTACTGTCTACTGCCTACTGTCTACTGTCTACTGTCTACTGTCTACTGTCTACTGTCTACTGTCTACTGTCTACTGTCTACTGTCTACTGTCTACTACTCGCCGTGACGATAAACCTTCTCAATCACCACTCACAATGACCCCACCGGCGCAACAACAACTCTTCGATGACGATCCGCTGCCATGGGAATTGGCGGCTGAGGAGGATGTTGAGTGTGCTGAGGTTGTCTTCAATCGGCCGATGGAGCAGGCGTTTTCTTACCTCGTTCCCGAAGCATGGCGGGGCAAACTCCGCGCCGGGCAGCGGGTGCGTTGTCCGTTTGGGCGCGGCAACCGGCCGCTAACCGGTTATTGCGTCGGATTTTCTCGGCCAAAAAATACGGGCAAACTGAAGTCGCTGTTGGAAGTCATCGACCGCGAACCATTGCTCAACCAACATATGTTGGATTTGACCCAGTGGATTGGCGAACGGTACCTGTGCAGTTGGGGCCAAGCACTCAACACCATCATCCCCGCCGGCGTGAAAAACTATGCCGGCACCCGGATGCGCACCTATTTTAGCATCGACGAAGAAGCCTTAGCGCGGGTCGGGGAAACAAATCTCCCCACCAAACAAGCAGCCGTGATCGCCGCCCTCCGCGCCGCCAAGGAACCGTTGCAGTCTAAGGAGATTGAACAGAGCGCGGATTGCGGCAGCGGACCGGTCAATGGCTTAAAGAACAAGGGAATTTTACGAGTCACGCGTCGTCGCGCCGCAACCTCCCCCCCCTCGACCGACGCAGTTGAGCGAGAACAAGATCTCACTCTCAACCCCGAGCAACTCACTGCACTGGAGAAGATCCTCCAGCCGTTGCGCTCACAAAAACACGAAACCCTGCTGCTGCACGGAGTGACCGGTAGCGGAAAAACTGAGGTATATATCCAAGCGATCCGAGAAGTCGTCAGCTATGGCCGACAAG from Symmachiella dynata encodes:
- a CDS encoding prenyltransferase/squalene oxidase repeat-containing protein, with the translated sequence MKRSHARQPARYGLVLSLLMAVAAPAGAEEPATPLTPPAPASPRDVLSAAQWRNVDRSIHRGLDYLAAQQREDGSFEAPPTGQPGVTALCVLAFLSRGHLPGEGPHGERINRAIDFVLTCQREDGMFSFIEPEPHHVHDGASHAGNYNHAIAGLMLGEVYGMTNPQLRERTKTAIPAGLQFLRRMQKKAKASPLDHGGWRYIRPRQGIDADLSATSWQLMSMRSARNAEFHVPKEWIEEAMAYIRRCFNNNRQTFSYTPHRSFNLITPGIVGGGIVSLSLGGEHNTEIAQLAGKSVLRYSFARYNTASFPYHYGAYYCSQAMYQLGGDYWTKFYPQLSKHLLANQRADGSWERENFNNGDYFGRSYTTSLSVLALTPAYQLLPIYQR
- the nadD gene encoding nicotinate-nucleotide adenylyltransferase, whose amino-acid sequence is MRLGIFGGTFDPVHYGHLLLAEQCREQCQLDEVRFMPAGIPPHKTDVKISSGKDRVEMLRLAIAGQESFTIDERELARSGPSYTYETLEELREEDSQRELFLIIGADSLRDFPIWRHPQRILAAAQLAVVNRGGEPMPQLDELISLMGPEVATRTHLVTIPGLELASSDIRKRAASGESIRYMTPRAVECYIEAQQLYR